The Candidatus Lernaella stagnicola sequence CATTCTCATCAACGGCTCGCCGCTCAACCCCGGCGGCGTGTACGAAATGGCGACCAACAACTACATGGCCGGCGGCGGCTCCGGCTTTGAAATGCTGGCCCGCAACACGACCCAAACCGACACCGGCATCAGCATGCGCGCCGCGGTGATCGACTACCTGGCCGACCATCCGGAACTGCCCGCGTGTGACAATTCCACCGAAGACCTCGAAAATTGCACGAGCGGTATCGCCATCGCCGATGGCCGCATCAACACGGTGTTTTAGTCATGAGAAAATACGCCCTCACCGCCGGCTTGATCCTGACCCTCGCCCTGGCCGCCTGCGTTACCGAATTCGACAGCGACGGCGGCCTCAGCAGCTTCGCCATTCGCATCGCGGACGGTGAAATCGGCTCACCGGGCAGCCCGCAAGCTTTTCCCGACGAGCCCCTGCGCTACGTCCTGCAAATCCGCGCCTTGGATGAAAACGGCGACTTCCTGTCCACCTACGCCGGTAAGCTCGCCTTCCGCGTCGAACCGGTCGGGCACTTCGCCGCAGGCCAGCAAAGCCGCGTGGAAATCGAAAACGGCACGGCCGACGCTGTGGAACTGTACGTCGAAGCCTGCCACGGCGACGTGACCATTTGGGTCGAAGACGCCGGCGGCCTCGACCAAAGCGGCACCTACGCCGCGGGCGCCACGCCGATGCTTTACTTCGAAGACCCGACGCTCACCCAAGTGCAGCGCACCGACAACTTCGAAAGCTCCGGCCTCTTCGGCGACTTCGTCGAAGTGCGCGTCGCCGACCGCAACGTCGTGGTGACCAACGTGCGACGCGACGGCTTCTATTGCCAAGACCTCGACGAACCCGGCGGCTCCTGGGCCGGCATGTTCGTCTACACCCACAACCGCCCCGAGGTGGAAACCGGCATGCGGCTGACCGCCCTGCGCGGCCAGGTCGACGAGTACTTCGGCTTCACGGAACTGGGTTTCCCCGATTACCTTGCCGAACCTACCGACGAAACGGTTGACCCCTTCACGATCACGCCGTCGCTGATGGCCAACGACATCGCCATGGAAGAGCTGGAGTCCAGCCTCGTGCAAGTCGAGGACATCACCGTCTGCCCCGTCGATGAAACATTCTACGCGTACGACCAGTGGCGGGTCAGCTTCAGCGGCCTGAGCGGCTGCGGCGAGGAAAGCAACACGATTCTCGTGGCCGAAACGGCCGTATTCGACGAAATCGACCCGCCTTCCATGGAAGGCAAAACCTTCGTGCGCGTTACCGGAAACCTTCGCTACCATTACCTGGCAAACCCGGGCTGGATGGTCATCCCCCGGCGAGCCGGCGATTTCGAATGAGGTCCGCATCGATGAAACGAAGCGCCATCTATCTGTTCCTGTTGATTCTTATCGCGGCCCTGGCCTGTCTGCTCGCCTGCGCCACGACCAACAACGCCGACGACGATGACGACGACGACACGACCGGCGATGACGACAACGTCGCGATCGACACCACGATCTACGAAGTCCAACAAGGCGACTTCGATGAAGGCACGCGCGTCCAACTCAGCCACGTCATCGTCACCAGCCAAAAGACGGCCGACGGCGAGGGCTTCTTCGTGCAAGAGCCCGAAGGCGGCCCCTTTAGCGGCGTGTACATCTACATTAACAAGGGCATCGTGGACGAGATCAGCGTCACGATCGGCGACGTCCTCAACCTGGCCGGCGAGTACACCGAGTACTACGACTTCACCGAAATCACGATCGCCAACACGAGCGATCTCGAGATCGTCGATTCCGTCGACCCGCTCGACCCGGAAGTCGTGGACACGGCGGATATCGAGCCGACCAACGAAGACGCCGAACAGTGGGAAGGCGTGCTCGTGGCCATCGAAGACGTCACCGTCGAGGAGGCCATCAACAACTACGGCGAGTTCATCGCCGACGGCGTCAAGGTCGACGATCTTTTCTACGGCTCCGCGCCCAACCCGCCCGCCGACACGGCGTTTAACGTCATCGCCGGCCTGATCAGCTTCAACTTTGACGAATACAAACTCTGCCCGCGCCAAGCCGCCGACTACGACAGCGACGAGTGGGACGCGCTGGATCCCGACACCGGCGGTGGTGGTGGCGAAGACGCTACGATTTACGAAGTGCGGGAGGGCGATTACGGCCCGGGTGACGTTGTTACCGTCACCGGCGTGGTTACTTCACCGCTGGACTTCATCGGCGAAACCTTCTTCCTGCAGGACGCCGACGGCGGCCAGTACAGCGGCGTCGCGGTGTACATGTACAGCGAAGTCGTCGAGGCGTACGCCGCCGATTTGGAGATGGGCTTGGAGTTGCGCGTAACCGCCGAAGTCCAGGATTACTGGGATCTGACCGAGTTGGTCGTCAAAGATCCGGCGGACCTGGAGATCCTCGGCACGACCGACATTCCCGACGCCGAAGTGATCGACGCCGGTGATTTAGGCGAACCGTGGGAAAGCGTTCTCGTGCAAATCGACGACGTCACGGTTTCCGGCGAACTCAACAACCACGGTGAATTTACCGCCGACAGCGGCGGCGACAGTTTTATCGTCGACGATCTCTTTTTCGAGCAGAACCATTTCGAGGGTTTGGGCATCGGTGACGGCGACGAATTCGCATTCATTCGCGGCATCGTGTATTTCGGCTTCGGCGAATTCAAACTCGAGCCGCGTACCGACAACGATTTGAACGATTGAGGGAGAAATCCATGTTGCGCAATCGGCTATTTCTGGCGGCGATGTTTTTGCTTCTTATTGCTTTCATACTAACTGCTGCGTGCGCGACTGGCGGCGGCGATGATGACGACGACGATGACGGCGGCGTCTGGGATGACGATGACGACGCCGGCGATGATGACGACGACGATGACGCGATGAGCGTCGCCGACGCGCGTGATGAATCCGAAGGATCCGTCGTCACCGTCGAAGGCGTGGTGATTTCTCCGCTGAATTGGAGCGGTGATTTGTTCTTCATTCAGGATGAAGACAGCAAAGACGACAGCAGCGGCATCGCCGTGTACATGTGGGACCAGATCGCCGACGGTTACGATGGTGAGATCGGTGATGTCGTCCGCGTCACGGGCCAAATCGCCGTGTTTTACGACCTCATGGAAATCGTCTGCGAAAACGAAGGCGGCAGCGTGGAAGTCGTCGGCAGCGGCGCCGAACCCGACCCCACCACGATCGACATCGACGAGGTTGGCGATGACTACGAGGGCATGCTCGTGGAAATCACCGACGTGGACGTCATCGCTGATCCGGATGAATACGGCGAGTTCACCGTGGAAGATGGCAACAGCGACCAGTTGAACGTTGACGACCTTTTCTTCGAAAAAGACCACTGGGCCGACGAAGGCATCGGCAGCGGCGATTCCTACAGCTCGATCGTCGGCGTCCTGAATTACGACTACGGCGCGTGGAAAATTGAACCGCGCTCGAATTCCGACTTGACCGAATAGGGGGAAGGGATATGAACGCCAAACGCTACTTCTGGCTGATCGGGATACTCCTGATCGCCCTCGCGTTTTTCGTCGCTTGCGCCACGACCAGCGGCGACGATGACGACGACGACGACGATACCGTGCCCTTCGACGATGATGACGACGACGCCACCGACGATGACGATGATGACGATAACAATGACGACGACGATAACGATACCACCGACGACGCTACCACCGGCGACAACACCACAGACGGCGATACCACCGGCGACGACGACACCACCGTCCCCGACGTCAACCAAGGCGATTTGTTGATCACCGAAATCATGATCAACCCCGCCGCGCTGGATGATACGGCCGGCGAATGGGTAGAAATCTACAACACCACCGGCGCTGACATCGATATCCAAGGCCTCGTGTTGAAAGACGCCGCGAAGGAAAGCCACACCATCGAAAGCAGTGTGGTCGTGACCGCCGGCGGTTATGCCGTGCTGGCCCGCTCCGAAACGGCGGTGGGCGCGGGCGTCGACTATGTCTACGCCTCCTTCCAGTTGAGTAACACCGAAGACGAAGTGATCCTCGCCACGCCCGCTGACGACGTCATCGCGCAGGTGGTTTACAACGAAACCGATTTCCCGATCCTGCCCGGTGCGTCGATGAATCTGGACCCCGACGCCTTCGACTTCACCGACGCGCAGAATGCCGCCAACTGGTGCGCCGCCACGATCGCCTACGACACCGGCGACCTGGGCTCGCCCGGCGCGGCCAACGAAGATTGCGCCGGCGGCGACGATGATGACGACGATGATGACAATGACAATGACAATGACGATGATGACAATGACGATGACGATTCCACCCCGAGCGGCGAGATCTACTTCAGCGAATACATCGAGGGCAGCTCGGAAAATAAAGCCATCGAGATCTACAACGACGATACCGGCACCGCGACCCTGACCGGTTGCGCCGTCGTCTTGTATCGCAACGGCAGCGCCACCCCCAGCGCCACGACCGATATCTCCGCAGAGACGATCGCCGCCGGTGACGTGCTGGTCGTTTGCGACCCGGATTCCGACCCCGCGATCCTCGCCGAGTGCGACGTCACCACGAACAACGCCAACTGGAACGGCAACGATGCCATCGAACTTGCGTGCAGTGCCGTGACGCTCGACGTGTTCGGCAAAATCGGCGAAGAACCCGCCGCGGGTTTCTGGGGCACCGGCGATAACATCACCGAAAACCGAACCCTAGTGCGCGACCCGACGATTCGCGCGGGAGACCCGAACGGCGGCGACGCCTTCGATCCCGCTGACGAATGGGACTGGCACGCCCAGGACACGTTCACGTTCCTCGGCGCTCACACGGTTTCCGACTAAGCGAATAAGCCTGGACGGTGCGGCGGTTGCGCCAAGGATCGCCGCACCCTGATAAAATTCGGAGGTTCCATTGAAAGCCACAGTGAGATTATTGGGCGTCGTCTTCTGCCTCTGCCTGCTGGCGGGTACCGCGGTCGCCGGAGACTTTATGGACACCTGGGTGACCTTCGCGTTCTCCGACGACAACTTGTTCGCCGGGGCCGAAGACCGCAGCCCGCGCGCCGGGTTCCACTACACCGGCAACGAAACCTTCTTCGACAACTACAACAGCGCCATGACCGGGTACGAAACCCTCGCCCATCTCGTGCTGTACAAGAAAATGCAAAGCTACTTCGAGCGGCTCGAACTCGAGGCGGCCTTGGTGATCCAACTCGAGAACGTCACCGACGAAGTCACGTGGGAGACCGATACCCAACTGCGCGACGACGGCTCGTACATCAAGTTCAATTACCTGCTCTCGCCCGACGCCAACCGCGACATGGTCGCCTTGACGCTCTTTCCCATCGACTCTGACCGCTTCCGCCTCGGCTATAGCTACGACATCAGTTGGGGCGGCGACGAAACCTGGCCCAGCACCGACAACCCCGCGCCCGGCCTGCGCTTGCAGTGGGATTGGGGCACCGGGTCGAGCGACACCTTCGGCGGCTACCTCTTCGGCGGCGCCAAAGCCATGCGCATGCTCAACGAAGACATCAACGAAGCTGAAACCTTCTACGGCGCGCTCGGCGGCTTCGGCCTCGATTTCGGCAAATCGCTGCTGTGGGAAGTCAACGGCGGCATCTTCGAAAAAGGCGTGTTCCCGCCGCAAAGCTACGACAGCGAAATCGCCGGCGAGACCATCGAAGCCCACGGCGTATCAACCCGTGTGACGTGGCGGCGCGGCCTGTCCATCGGCGACAGTGTGGATTTCCGCCTGTATCGCCGCGATGTGGAGAAAGCCCGCGAGGCCGCCGCGCCCGAGCAATACGGCGAAGGTTTCTCGCACATGCTCTCTTCGGAAGTCACCTACCGCGAGCAACTCATGCTCGACTGGGACGACCCCGAAACCACGCTCTACCAACCGGCCCTGGCCGGCGACGTCAACGCCAAGCTGAAGTTCGGGCACTGGCGCGTGCACACCGACCTCGTGTTCCGGCAACTGGCCTACGTACTGTTCGACGTGCCCGGCCTCGCGCCCTTCTACGCACTGCCGACCGACGCGACGATCACCGACGAATACTTCGTCGCCGCGGGCTTCGACTACCACATTGAGGCCGCCCACCTTACCCTCGGTATCATCGGCGGCTACAAGCACCCGGCCACGTACCAGGGCCCGACCGACGTGCCCGGCATCGCTAACAAGCAGAACATCATCGTCGTGCGCGACGTGGGCGACCTGGAAATCCTCCCGGCCGGGGAAGACGCGATGGACATCATTGCCATCAAGCCGACCTTTAAGCTGGAGCTGGCCGAGGGCTTCGCCGTGCTCGGCGAAGTGCAGTACGTGATCGACGAAAACCTGACGAAGTACGAAGACAACGAAAACGGCATCGCCGAACGCGTCTTCGAGGAAGACAAAATCACGCACATCCTGGGCTTCAACCTTCTAGTGCAGGCCCGTTTCTAAATCGACGCACCTCCGAATCGCACCCACCGGGGTCGCCGCGCGCGGCCCCGTTTTTTTGTCCGCCCGGGCCGGTTGTTGAAAAACCCGCGCGGCACTTTTTCGGCACCCTGCTAGAGTCGCTCCGCGCCCTGCCGTATACTTCCCGTCATGAATCAACCGCGCCGCCGCTACGAGAGCTTCCGCAATCCGCTGTTTCAAATCGCGCTGCTCGTCTGTCTGCTCGCGGCGGTCGCCCTGACGATCAAAGACGGTTTCTCGCCCACTGGCCCGATTCGCTTTTACACGACCGACAACCCCATCCCGCCCGACAACGAGGGCCGCGAGGTTGTGCAGCTCCTGCTTTACATGCTGGCCTTCGCGATCGGTCTGGGCTTGGCCGTCTACCACAAGCAACGACGATGGTTCTTCCTTTTCTACGGCCTGTACTTCTTCGTGTTCGCCATGGAGGAAAGCGACTGGCTGCAGCAAATCCTCCATTACCCCACGCCCGAATTCTTCCGGGAGCACAACACCCGCGAAGCGGTGAACATCCACAACTTCGCCCTCGGCGGCCGACGTATCGTGGGGCAACTGCTCTCGCGCCTGATCCTCGGCGCGCCGGTCGTCGTATTCCTGATCGCCGCCCTCGTACGCGCCGTCAAAAAGCAATTCCTCGGAAAACTGGTCTGGGCCGCGCTGGCGCTGTCGATCTTCCTCGACTTCTTTCCCCGCCACGCCGTGTTCCAACTGTTCTTTGCCGTGTTTGTTGTCGCCTATCCGCTCATCGTCGTGTCGGTCGACTACGAACGCGAGGAACTCGCCGACAGCGAGCGACCACCGCCCGCCGAAGACGAAACGCCGCCCGCCGAGCGCGCTTGACGCATATCAACTACCGTGTTGTCCGCGCGCCGCTCGCGGCGTAAAGTATCGCGGTTGATTTTCCCCTGTACGAAAAGGAGCGCATCATGTCGCAAGGCCGAGTCACCCTGCCGAAAAAAGGCCTGGGCAAAAAGAAGATTCTCGAAACCATGCAATCGTTCCGCGCCGAGGACCCCAACTACAAAGACGGCGAAACATGGAGCCTCGTGTACTACCTCGGTGAGGAGCACACGAAATTCCTGCAACAGGCCCACTCGCTGTACTTCTCCGAAAACGGCCTCAACCCCATGGCCTTTCGCAGCCTGAAACGCTTCGAGACCGAAGTCGTGCAGATGACCGCCGCGATGCTTCACGGCGACGAACAAACCGTCGGCACCATGACCTCCGGCGGCACCGAAAGCTGCCTGCTGGCCGTCAAAACCTATCGCGACATGGCCCGCGACCAACGCCTGCTGTTGGGCACGCCGGAAATGATCGTCCCCGAAACAATCCACGTCGCCTTCGAAAAAGCCGCCGAGTACTTCGGCGTTAAAGCCGTGCACGCGCCGGTCGGCAAGGACTTTCGCGTCAACGTCAAAGCCGTCAAAAAGCTCATCAACCGCAACACGATCCTGCTGGTGGGCAGCGCCCCGGCCTACCCCCACGGCGTGGTCGACCCCATCGAAGAACTCGGCCGCCTCGCCCTGAAAAAGAAACTGCCGCTGCACGTCGACTCCTGCCTCGGCGGCTTCCTGCTGCCGTGGGTGGAAAAGCTCGGCTACAACGTGCCGCCCTTCGACTTCCGCGTGCCCGGCGTCACGTCCATCACCGCCGACGTGCACAAGTACGGCTTCTCCGCCAAGGGCGCCTCGACGATCCTCTACCGCAGCATCGACATCCTCAAATACCAACTGTTCGTGTACGAAAACTGGCCCGGCGGCATCTTCGCCTCGCCCGCCCTGCTGGGCACCCGCCCCGGCGGTTCCATCGCCGCGGCCTGGGCCGCCATGACCGCCCTGGGTGAAGACGGCTACCTGAAGATCGCCAAGGAAATCATGGAAACGACCCAGCGACTGCAAAGCGGCGTCAACGCGATCCCCGGCCTGCGCGTGCTGGGCGACCCGCACGCCAGCGTGTTCGCCTACGGTTCGACCGAGCGCGAGGTGAACATCTTCGCCGTGGCCGACCAGATGGAAAAATGCAGTTGGCACATCGACCGCCTGCAGCGGCCCGACGCCCTGCATGCCATGGTCACCCCGGCCCACAGCGCCGCCGTCGACCGCTACCTGGACGACCTGCGCGAGGCCGTGGCCGTCGTGCGCGCCCACCCCGAACTGGCCCGCCAGGGCGGCGCGGCCACCTACGGCATGATCTCCGCCGTCCCCTTGCGCGGCATGATCAAGAAGAACGTCCTGAAAATGATGATGGACTTCTACGGCCCCGCCGGCGCCGCGCCTCCGCTGGACAACCCGGAAGACGCCGACGACCTGGGCACGAAGCTCGGCCTGCTCTTTTTGGAATGGAAGGACAAGCTGACCAAACGCTTCGGCAACTAGACGACTTTCGCGGCGCGACGCGCTCACGTGGCGGAAAACGGCGGCGGCCGTCCCGCCCGGTCTTTTATTTTGCGTTCCACCGACTTACCATTCCCGAGGCCCCAACCCAAAGGAATGACGATGCCCGTGGATATCCAAACGCGCTGCGCCGAGTTGATCGAGTTGTTCGACCACGCGCCCATCAAGCACCATTTCGGCATGATCTTCAGCTACGACGAGCACGGCAACGCGATCTTCGACCTGCCGTACAATCCGCATTTGAACCATGCCTTCGGCGACGTGCACGGCGGCGCCTTGGCGACGATTTTCGACAACGCCGGCTGGTTCACCGTCGCCACGCGTTACGACATGTGGGTCGCCACTGCCGACCTGCATATGCGCCTGCTGGATCAAGTGCACCGCGCCGACCTGCGGGCCACCGGTCGCTTGGTGCGCGCCGGAAAGAAACTAGCGGTCGCCGAGATGGAAATACGCTCCGCGGACGACCGCCTGATCGCCGTGGGTACCGGCGGTTTCGCGGTTACGAATCAGCCCTTCGATATCGAGAATGTGCGGCGGCGCTGGGCGCAACCAAGCGACACTTAGCATTTTGCGGCGATCAGCGAAACGGACCCTTGTCACCGCGTATCGGGTCACACAGCCTCCCATTTTGCAACGCAAGTCGTCGTTTCGTGGTTATGTTCAGTTATGAAAAATAAAATCGTGTGGTTGGCCGCCCTGTTTATTTCACTGAGCGCTGTTACTGCTTTAGCGGGGGGTGGTATCTTTGGCTTGGGCCTTGTGGCCGGTTCGCCAACGGGTATCACGGCCAAAATTTTTCTTTCTGATTCCAACGCTCTCGATTTCGATGCCGCCTGGGACTTTTACCACGGGGGCTTCGGCGCCACAGGGGACTACTTATTCCATTTCCGCGATGTGGCCGGTGCGAAGGCCTTTGCCCTGAGACCCTATATCGGTGGAGGCGGCGCGTTCGGCTTGCGGCGAGAACACCCACAAGACCATGACGATGACATCCGTACCGGGTTGGCCGCTCGCGCCACCGGGGGACTCGCGATGCGTTTTCGGGAAGTACCGGTGGAGCTTAGCCTCGACCTTTCACCCGGTGTATGGATCATTCCAACCACGGATCTGTACCTGGGCGGGACACTAGGCTGTAAATACTTCTTTTAAGATAACCGCTGAGAATCACGACGCCTTAGAACAACACCAACAAGTTCGTGCGTTGACTTACTGCTCGTTGACGAGCACCACGACCTGTCCGCGTTGGGCCGGGTCGAACGTATCCCACAAAATGCAATCGCTTTTGCCGTCGGCGTTCACATCGGCCAGCAACAAGTGTTCGCGCGGCGACAGGTTGTACTGCATCATCGACGTACCGCCGAATTTCAGCCCGCCCTCGTTGCGATACACGCCGAAGCCGTCGCCGCTTTCCATCAGCAGGTCATTGAGGCCGTCGCCGTCGAAGTCGCCATTGAAGTTGGGCGGGTAGCCGCGAAAATCCATGCCCCGTTCCGTCGTCACGTGGAAGGTCGCCGACCGCGAAAGGGTCGGCTTGTCGGCGTACAGACCGGCCGCGCCCCGATAGATCTGCGCCTTCAACTTCACCTTTTTCGTGGTCAGCATGCGGACCAACTGCGCCAGCCCGAAATCAGCGTAGGGCAGATACATTTCCTTGTTGCCGTCGCCGTCCAAATCGCGGAAATGAACCATGGACGCGAACCCGTCGCTCTCGAAAGAAAACGCCGGCGTCTCGGCGAAACCGGTCGGCGTCCCGGCGTACACGCGCACCGCGCTCCGGAAGGTCGAAAGCCCGCCGCCGATTTTGTTGAGCATCAAGTCCGGATACCCGTCGCCGTTAAGATCGTCCGTGCGGCTGATCACCGACATGTTGCCCGCCTGGCGCTCCTGTTCGGTGAGGAATTCAAAGCGCTGCGTTTTGCCCTGTTTGGCGAACACGCCTTGCTCGGTCAGCGCGTGCCGCGTCACGGCCTCGTCTTTGACCAAGAACAATTCGTGACCCCGGCCGGTGGGTACGGTGAAGATTTGCGGCAGTTCCAGCCCGGCCACGATCCGCTCGCCCGACGCCGCCTGCCCCGGGTCGGATTCCACGCGCATCCAGCCGTCGACCGGCAACGTCACCGTGAACGCCCGCTTGAAGGATGCGCCGTCCGCACGCAGAAACACCAGCGCGCCGTAATCGGGGACGACGATTTCCCACGTCCCGTCGCCGGTCCAATCGCGCGCGAAATCCATCGTTCCCACGGCACCGTCGTCGGGCGGAAACAACACGCCGGTGCCCTGCTTGGCCAGCGTGGTCCAGGTGGCCGCCTCGGTTTTGGCCAGGGGCCGGGAAACGACCGACCACTTGCGCAGCACGATGAGTTCGGCGATGCCGTCCCCGTTCACATCGGCGGTGTCCCACAGGCAGGCGTCGGCCGGCAAGGCGATGTCCAGGCGCGGCGCCGCGAAGCCGTCTCCGGCCATCACCACCGCGATGCGGGCCGCGGCACGCCGACGGTCGTTTTTCGCATAGGCGATCAGCAAATCCTTGGCGTCGTCGCCATTCACGTCCACGGCGACGACTTGGTGGATCTTCCCGTCGACCGTCAGGTCGTGGCGTACGAACCCGCCCGCCCACGCCGTACCGTAAGCCGTCATCAAAACCAAGATCGCAATGCACAACACACGTTTCATCGTCGATACTCCCGGCGCAAACGAAATTTCGAGTGTGTGATTATGACGGATGGGAAATGCTACAACAACCTGGCCGACTGATCTTCGCGCTCGTCGGCCTCGTCGTCTTCCGGGGCGAGCGCGGCTTCCGCATGCTCCTGCGCCTCTTCCAACAAAAGCTCGACGGGCCGCGTGGTCACCAGCGCCTGCGCCAACACTTCGTCCATGTTTTCCACGAGGACGATTTCCAGCTTACGCCTGACCGCAGGGGGAATTTCCTTGAGATCCTTCTCGTTCTCGAGCGGCACCAGCACCTTGCTCACACCGGCGCGCATCGCGGCGATCAACTTCTCTTTGAGCCCGCCGATACCCAGCACGCGCCCGCGCAACGTCACCTCGCCGGTCATCGCCACGCTGCAACGCACCGGGATCTTGATCAGCGCGCTGGCGATCGCG is a genomic window containing:
- a CDS encoding lamin tail domain-containing protein, producing MNAKRYFWLIGILLIALAFFVACATTSGDDDDDDDDTVPFDDDDDDATDDDDDDDNNDDDDNDTTDDATTGDNTTDGDTTGDDDTTVPDVNQGDLLITEIMINPAALDDTAGEWVEIYNTTGADIDIQGLVLKDAAKESHTIESSVVVTAGGYAVLARSETAVGAGVDYVYASFQLSNTEDEVILATPADDVIAQVVYNETDFPILPGASMNLDPDAFDFTDAQNAANWCAATIAYDTGDLGSPGAANEDCAGGDDDDDDDDNDNDNDDDDNDDDDSTPSGEIYFSEYIEGSSENKAIEIYNDDTGTATLTGCAVVLYRNGSATPSATTDISAETIAAGDVLVVCDPDSDPAILAECDVTTNNANWNGNDAIELACSAVTLDVFGKIGEEPAAGFWGTGDNITENRTLVRDPTIRAGDPNGGDAFDPADEWDWHAQDTFTFLGAHTVSD
- a CDS encoding aminotransferase class V-fold PLP-dependent enzyme; the encoded protein is MSQGRVTLPKKGLGKKKILETMQSFRAEDPNYKDGETWSLVYYLGEEHTKFLQQAHSLYFSENGLNPMAFRSLKRFETEVVQMTAAMLHGDEQTVGTMTSGGTESCLLAVKTYRDMARDQRLLLGTPEMIVPETIHVAFEKAAEYFGVKAVHAPVGKDFRVNVKAVKKLINRNTILLVGSAPAYPHGVVDPIEELGRLALKKKLPLHVDSCLGGFLLPWVEKLGYNVPPFDFRVPGVTSITADVHKYGFSAKGASTILYRSIDILKYQLFVYENWPGGIFASPALLGTRPGGSIAAAWAAMTALGEDGYLKIAKEIMETTQRLQSGVNAIPGLRVLGDPHASVFAYGSTEREVNIFAVADQMEKCSWHIDRLQRPDALHAMVTPAHSAAVDRYLDDLREAVAVVRAHPELARQGGAATYGMISAVPLRGMIKKNVLKMMMDFYGPAGAAPPLDNPEDADDLGTKLGLLFLEWKDKLTKRFGN
- a CDS encoding PaaI family thioesterase → MPVDIQTRCAELIELFDHAPIKHHFGMIFSYDEHGNAIFDLPYNPHLNHAFGDVHGGALATIFDNAGWFTVATRYDMWVATADLHMRLLDQVHRADLRATGRLVRAGKKLAVAEMEIRSADDRLIAVGTGGFAVTNQPFDIENVRRRWAQPSDT
- a CDS encoding VCBS repeat-containing protein, which produces MKRVLCIAILVLMTAYGTAWAGGFVRHDLTVDGKIHQVVAVDVNGDDAKDLLIAYAKNDRRRAAARIAVVMAGDGFAAPRLDIALPADACLWDTADVNGDGIAELIVLRKWSVVSRPLAKTEAATWTTLAKQGTGVLFPPDDGAVGTMDFARDWTGDGTWEIVVPDYGALVFLRADGASFKRAFTVTLPVDGWMRVESDPGQAASGERIVAGLELPQIFTVPTGRGHELFLVKDEAVTRHALTEQGVFAKQGKTQRFEFLTEQERQAGNMSVISRTDDLNGDGYPDLMLNKIGGGLSTFRSAVRVYAGTPTGFAETPAFSFESDGFASMVHFRDLDGDGNKEMYLPYADFGLAQLVRMLTTKKVKLKAQIYRGAAGLYADKPTLSRSATFHVTTERGMDFRGYPPNFNGDFDGDGLNDLLMESGDGFGVYRNEGGLKFGGTSMMQYNLSPREHLLLADVNADGKSDCILWDTFDPAQRGQVVVLVNEQ